From Pseudodesulfovibrio sp. JC047:
ATCGGTGATCTTATCTCTGAGGTCACTGTTTATGCAATAAAAACCCCTTCATGCTACAATATCCTTCTCGGACGTCCTTGGATACACGAGAATGGTGTTGTCCCTTCAACTCTACATCAATGCATCAAGTTCATTGGCGACGATGGCATGGTACATCGAGTCTTTGCGGACAGAAAACCCTTCAAAGGAAAAGAAGTCCACTTCGCAGACTCCCAGATGTATGAAGGAGAAAAAGAAGAAGAGGAAATAGCACCCCTTGCTGAAAATCTCCAGAAAGATAAAGGCAAGGCTCCTCAAAAATC
This genomic window contains:
- a CDS encoding retropepsin-like aspartic protease; this translates as NLISTSALEELGIPPSKLSHTSVSIFGYDGSTQRPIGKIRFKLQIGDLISEVTVYAIKTPSCYNILLGRPWIHENGVVPSTLHQCIKFIGDDGMVHRVFADRKPFKGKEVHFADSQMYEGEKEEEEIAPLAENLQKDKGKAPQKS